The DNA sequence cAGATTCTCTTCTAAACAGCTTGCACTTCGATTGGTGTACcggtctcaaaacaactccgataaggctgaaattcggaggttagatggaagagacagagacgaacaactttgatgaagaaagtttttcgatctgagcttccgaactagacgtttcgaggcttgcaataAGACGGAtgtgcagtgggtgtgcgttggcttgtttgcacAGCAGGGATGCTTTGTTGGCaccaggctggaacgcagggctgcagggagggggcagcaggggctgctgtgcaaggttgcaaaaGCACGGGCgcgcgggctgcagcgaaggctcggctagctcgggctaggggctgctttgtgattgagttttggttttctgttttgtggttagagtcgtgctgacaacgtgtttaaggaaaaagagattcgaaagaaattgtagagagaattgtgtgtcatattattgagaataggagccctatatatagggaatacaaagtactagttctaatgttacaaggaataccaatccgtataggattaggaaatctagaaccttctctcctatttctactcctagtttgataaggcacactaaatcaaTATTCCTTCAACAAATCTTTCAGGCTTTAGTCGAAAAGAGAAGGTGATATCAATAACAGTTAGGTTTGAGAACATTGATTCGAGTAACAGCAACACCAATAAATCAGATTGGTTAGATAAATTGATTTTAGAAGCATCCGTAGATAAATTGATTTTAGAAGCATCCATAGCTAAACTGCAATAAAAGAAATGCAGGACAGCTAAAGCTTGATAATCTACAGCATGAATTAGCTCTGAATTAGAGAAACACTAACATATCAAAGAGAAAACTTTGCCGTAATCACATTGCTTTATTCGTCTAATCACCAAATAGATACAACTCATTTACAATTACAATGGTCTCCAAACCGACATGAGTTGGAAAAAGAAGTTCAATTTACAAATTACAATACTACAGACTAGTGCAAAACTGGAATAAACCAATATTGAGTATCAATAGATCTCTCCTTCTCGAATTCCTCATTGATCTCTCCTTCCTCCAACTCAACTTCTCGTATATCATTTTCGCCTTCTTCCTTGATCCGGAGACCTAGCTGCTCCAATGGTGACAGGTGTTTCCCTGCTgcaatgttttaatagttaactcctcatattttgcttagttatttcctttacttaataatttttaatttagtttctattttctaggtacattggagaaaatgacaaggaaatgagcttaaaAACACATGAGAAGGATGTGAGACATTGGAGACGACAAACCACGGCACAAGGGatgcagaaatgagctgaaatgaagaaatgaattattcctggtccgactaggaatcccagtcaaagtaggaatcctgataaggctaggaaacctgagggTACTAGGAGACCATGTGGTttcaagatgactcaaaacTCAAGATTCTTCTAGAATACTTGGGAATTTTCGGCAAACTGAAGAACCCTAGATATTATAGGGGTCTTGGAGGTAAAAGGAGAAGTTTTTGGGGATAAATACATGATTTTCcgtgaaaataaaagaagattcaagAAGGTGACGTTTTGAACTTATTCTGGAGAAATTCAAGGGATTACAACAAACAAAAAGGTTCAAAATaggtccagatacattccttgagCTCCACACTCCATCcttggccgaaattaaggagataaataaaaaaataatcatgtaattaatgcaaaaataatcttcctagaatcaaggtgctAATTTGAAAGCTTCTTATTGGTTGAATGACATTGGAAGGATGATGTGGAattatctgattggctaatgctgtgtggatcaatcttgaagacttggagaccaagttgccATCCTcttataaataggagcatcattGGGACGTTTCATTCACCACTTCACacaccaattctttcattcttttcacacaccaaaaattctttccattctctagtcttctagttctgcgttttcaagcaaagaggagaagaagccatgcaatacatcaagatcctacccaccatccacccttgtgtcgtccctagaatgTTCCTTGCTTTTAAGGATCTTCAAGCTCTTCATCTCAAGGCTTGTCATCTATCTTTCacagtgtatttcatactttcttttgttttcctttgtttgattcgtagagttatgaattctagttaacatgacgttaaaggcaaagtttaaagcccgtttatatgttttgaaataaagttgtgatttctatgtgttgatTTCTTTGtagcttatgtgagattgcttaattgattttggaatatagaaaacttttttatgtatgtgttctttggtggccaacttaggatatatacatgtaattggagctagatttaggttaacaattcacctaatagttttgtgaccataaatcataagtagtaaaggctttggacaaaaatagaaatcaattaaagagaattgcaaatagatggactttttcatactaggttgtgcactttggttgacatcctttctttgtttttcatgcgttgaatgtgttcttgattagctagctttctagactatgattgcatgttcaataggtttaattttggtgctttcacttagattaaatactcaagaaaagtaaaaaatgggaaattgtttgctttttaacgtttcacatggtcaacttctttctcatgacatagaagatcaactataggatttgcgattggatttcattcatatggatgtggttttgatctttgttccttgtgttccacccttgtatatgtatttttacaatttctttattttatttattttaatttttgattttataatccTAAAATCCccttttgtgtttacttgtatatatttcgattctttgttttatttttgtaaataatatcctgtacttttattaattatttgtttatgcaattacatgtgtaccctcaatccccggcttgaacgatccctacttattctatactgacaactacattttgtagggttaaattgcgcgcttgtttTTAGAGTGTCACAGATCCCTTGTAATATGCTCAAGCCTTATCTTATGAGCTTTCATGATAGTTTCGGCAAAGCGGATCCTGATCATTGCATGATTGAGTGTTGTTGGTGACAATGGAGGAGCGCTGGTAGCAATAGAGGAGGATGAGTTGAGcaccttcatcttcttcttcacctctTTCTGATTAACACATAGGGGCTGTGGTGGAAAGGATCGCTTCTTCTTTAACTTGGGGTATTCCGGgaggacagaagaagaagaattcccATAACTAAGCGAGTGATTGTAAGAAGAATAGTGAACCCTAACTTGTTGACACCCAAATTTGGGGAATTTCATCATCTGGTTTTGGTTGCTAGATGATAGCGGCATTTCTGTGGCCATGGGGGTTTAGAAACCCTAGAACAAGCTAAGGATGAAAAGAGGAAATTGAAGAAATTTCAATCTTCAATTAAAAGAGGAATTGAGATTGTAGTTTTCATATTCAGAACTTGGGATAGAAATAAGCAAAGTTTCTGTTTCCTTTTCCCAGTTGGAGATATAATCCTTCGGAAAAGAGGATTAGCTATAGCTGAGGACGCGTCAATAAAACGTGTAAACATCactggacaaaaaaaaaatctttttatccttcatttttttctttcttttatttttacacaaaatttatCAATAACGTGAagcaaaataaacaaacaacaaaTGAAGGATAAGGGATGTAAGCCTAAGGGAGGCTCACTATTTCTCAACCAAAGAATGAATGTAGGCCTAGGGATTCAAGAACGAGATGAAAAAGGATGTGTGGTAAAGCTGAAATTGAAGGCTGAAGATGGGCCAAAACTTTAAGAGCAAGAAGTGTCTGCTGCATGTACAACTAAGGAGGATTCGGTGTCTTGGAAGCACCGATTGCTTTTTCTTGAAAGGTTTAGGtcataaagataatataaacttttttttttttaattttcattcgggatttctagttttctttgttttgagcTTGATCATAAAAAGTGGGTGTGctagatttttgtttttgtacgtAATGCACTCTATTGACAACTCTTTCTGATGACCCTATTAGGTAAGTCGTTTTAGTATAGTTTGTTGAACGGTAGGATGATTTTTATAAGTCAAAAAAGAAGAGGTTGAAATCAGGTGCAAATCATAACATTTTCATTTAGTTTATAaatgggtggttctagttggacctctaaatttactATTTAGACCtctcatacttagtacacctctaatttactttttagaatacttgaaaagctaagtagacctccttatatttactaaaacacccttgaacatgagatacgtAACATAGGAAGAATGAATGAATCAcgggaagaagaatgaatcaaatcACATGATATTACTCTCTTATGAAtaggtctctcctccaccaaaattaatcagagggttgGTTCTCGATCGTGATATGTTGTTGGAATCCCTTttaatttgctaaaagaaggatttcaagggttttcgGTTGGAAGATTAAgtataactatatcataatatacattaaattcaatttaatttaatttcaaatcatattgttttgaatttacttttgtagaAAATGATCGGTCATCTATAGAAAtgattatttttacttaattgttttaggtaaattataaaactatataggcaatataaggaaatttcaaaaataataataatttaattgaatgttatatttaggggaggtaagagcatctttagcaatgctagtcattttttagtcaaattttaaccaaaataactaaaaagtcattttagctagccattttagaaatacgtctgcatcaatatTCTCTAttatagctagttttgaatttatattattttttaaaggaaagttacatagtttaaatatatttaaaaattatataaaataactaaaaatcaatgatttaaattatagagagcctcacttcgctctctatatttaggagcgagattgctaaaagttataatggagagccacttaggacttaggagtctggtgcagctgctaaaatagataaaaagctaaacatgctctccaaaatagctaaggagacaaaatagagaatctgctaACTGGCTTTGCTAGCCTCGCCGACGCTTATAGGCTGCTGCCGGACGAGATGATAGATGGTATTGTCTGGGGCTTCCAGGGATAGTTGGCGGCTCAAGGTTTGCAGGGTCGACGGTAGAGTCGGGTGGACGTCGCTACAACGCGGTGGCTGTGTtgccatgataaagtaatctgaggttcacatccaaaaccaattagcaATGGATGGAATgacccaaactcttataaactcataggcacagtcccatttttcccatgtgggatattctcaacacacccccgcacgtgtggcgaattttcaagccatacacgtggaaaATTTTGGGTGACGTAGAGACAGTGTGGCTGTGAGACATACACATGTgggataacccgctctgataccatgataaagtaatctggggttgatatccaaaaccaattggcaatggatggagtgacccaaacccttataaactcataggtacggtcccatttttcccatgtgggatgtatatatattctcaacacgcccctgcacgtgtggcgaattttcaagccatacacgtggacaactttgggtgacgtggagcccgtgtggtcttgaggcatgcacacgtcggataacccgctctgataccatgataaagtaatctgagattcacatccaaaaccaattggcaatggatggagtggccaaAACCCTTATAAAGCCATAAGCGATATCCCATTTTTTCCATgtgagatgtatatattctcaacaccgGTGGGCCTCGTCGACGGCGTCGGAAGGTGCTAAACACGGCGGCATGGGTCATGGGTGCTAAATCGAGCGATGTGGCGTCGTGGCGGGATGGGTCGAGGGGCTTCGAGGGCATGGGTTTGGTGGGTGCTAGATCAGCTGGGGCAACTTCATGGCAACATGAGTCAAGATGGCGTGGTCCTGCAGACTTGTAGTAGTGAAGAGTCAGGTGGCACTGCATCAGAGCAATAGTAATACGTCCGTATGGGTTGACATTACCTTCTGGGCCTTAAGTTTGGGTCCTATTCTTTGAGCTGCTGGGCTTAATTTGGCTTAGGGGTTTAGCCCTTGGTtcaaccctatgtttttagctttattgtctaattacaataaatttccttgtattaggaacctagatCTCTAGCACCTCCAGCGTAGTACCAATGAAGGATCCTCGCTACCTCTACATAATTGATTGTATAATAActaggtctatttctatgtacaaTTATGGATATTACCACTATCTTGTTGTCTGTCTATGCCCTTAAATGGCAGCAGAAGgatatgtaacggcctattctggcttgaaATGAATGATATTATAATCCCTCGGGCtaattcacacaaaaaaaaaaaattacaagctGCGAACTTGGCGTAGTGGCCAACTTGCAATGATAACaccatcttcatttttcattttttctatgTGGTTTTTTTGAACATTAAATCATTGAACTGTATTTCTTTATAATTTTAAAAAGTTTTCTAACTCCAAAAATTATAAGCTTGATTTATAAAATAAGGAGAGCTTCCGATGAATATCTTTAGTATGAGGACTTCATAAAGACTTTCTAATCAATGGTTgtgagtagggctgtcaattccaacacgactcgaaacccgcacgaaataaagcgggttgaacccgcacgattaaaaagcgggttagtcatgggtcaacccgctatgacccatttaataaatgggtcggccacgggtcaacccgccaacacgaagtgaacccgtataaccctattatgttatacttcttcttgaaattttagatgtttggagtatttgatcataggattagacaatttgaaatattttacttcataattattggctttaattatttatattcttcgccttgtggagtttttagtgaatttaatcaatttatgcatttttttagttaaatgggtcccaTTACTAGCCCTTAAATAGATCATTTTATCAAACACATATTTATTAAAtaggttaagcgggttggaaacgggtaacccgtttaataaatagattgggtttgggtttaaatttttgacacgattattaaatgggttgagtttgggtttgtatcttgcgataCGACagataccttgacccgacacgaacccaacccgacacgacctaTTGACAACCCTAGTTGTGAGACTGACTTATATTTCAGTAAATCTTATGCATGAGTAAATCactgtttctcttctctctctattGACCAGATGGTGTCTTGTGTTGGGTTGATCGCGATGGAGATGACTAGCGAGCACTAAAAAGTTTCATTGCATTTTTGGCCAAATAAAAGACCACTGACCTCAAAATCACTAGCTTAGCATAAACCCCACAATTTATCCTCAACAGTGCTATTCATGTAAAAACACTTTGGGAGATTCCACGACTTCATTTCGAAAGCTATACCATAAGTGATGCTGACGCTAAAAGTTTTCAGAAAAAAGAATCATCCGTATGAGTCGTCTGCCCAGAGAGATTGGAAGGAAAAATGCAAAATAAATCTATAAAAATGGATGAGGGAATCGATTAGAACAAAATATAAGCGAGGATAAGGAGAGTTTAAGCTTTTCCAATCCACCTAAATTGAAACGACATTGGGCCCTATTTCTACCATTATGTTTTTGTACGTTGAAGTGCTTTCTTATGAAATTAAGCAACAAACAGGTCAAAAGAGCAATCATTTACTAATGAGATTCTAAACTAGTGGTGTTTGTTCCAAGACCATTTTTAATCCAAATCTGCTTTTGGTCATTAAAGAAGTGCAAGATCTGACCTCTCCACAAAGAAATACTGCTGGAAAATACACAGCAACTTCAAAACATACAAAACTTGCTGGCTGGGCAATTGGGGGCTCCAGTTTATACCCAAACGGGCCATTCTCAACAGAGCCCCCGCTCCCCGCCCCATTTTCCCATCCCTAGAAGTGAAAACAGTATATACAAATCTCCCATTCCACACCAAAATAAATTCCTTTTCAAAAACATGGGAAAAGAATAAAGTGCCTGGCTGAAAGTTCATATCCAAAGCACAGTATCAGGAAAGTGTGAAAACCATTAGAATCAAAAGATGAAAACCCGATCATATTTCAGCTTTTATGTTAGTCTAGAAGTAGATGTTATGATTTATGGACTGCAAATTCTAAAATATAAGTAACTAAAGATTGGGTAGAGTCGGTAGACTAATTAATCACAACAGAAAGTGCATCATAACATGCAACTCAATCATGACAAAGGTTCAAAAAATCAAAAAGTAATATCCCCaatactttctttttcctttctgttttactattcttcttcttctttctaaaTTGGATGTATCATATGCAAGATCTATatagattgaaattgaaatggtaAACAGTAAACCATCGATCATATCATTAAGGATATCTAATTTACACAGATGTAGAAGATCCAGAGTTGAAAGTGAAGACTTCAAGGCTATACTTTTATACTGAGATTTTCACCATAGTTTGTGGCAGTAAAAATGTTGCATAAAGCCTCAAATAGATAGATATTATTGATACAAAAGAGCAACACAATCTTATAAGTTATTTCCCTCTAGtatcacaaattcacagcttttttttccttattcagTAATTGAAGACTGCAGGATCTATAACTACAACAGAGCTAAATTTCGAACAATTACCCGGATCTAATTCTCTTCTCACTAGATTTTCCATCCGATTTCAAAGTCCCAGCAGATTCTGCTTCTGATGAGGCTTCCATTGACCTGGAAAAATTGCTGGAGAGATCAGCGTAGAGATCTACCACCCTTCTAATGTTGTTGTTAAGCTCTCTAATTAAGCCCACATTCCTGCTGAGGTTATCAGGGATCTTGGACTCATGGTTTTGGTTAATCTCATTTATTAGCAATCTGTTCTGATCCAAAATGTCCTGTA is a window from the Rosa chinensis cultivar Old Blush chromosome 2, RchiOBHm-V2, whole genome shotgun sequence genome containing:
- the LOC112190831 gene encoding protein ELF4-LIKE 4, whose protein sequence is MEGGIYTGIGNGTQLDSKVVQTFQKSFVQVQDILDQNRLLINEINQNHESKIPDNLSRNVGLIRELNNNIRRVVDLYADLSSNFSRSMEASSEAESAGTLKSDGKSSEKRIRSG